Proteins from a single region of Callithrix jacchus isolate 240 chromosome 12, calJac240_pri, whole genome shotgun sequence:
- the LOC144578541 gene encoding uncharacterized protein LOC144578541, which yields MVFQMAPEAPVRCRDPLRAEGKEAASSHPTALPGSHVAPILLLTFLLEAPVTKEKAAPETLEFPVLPVTMQPCCGDVLGTVFLRVNDQKWSVWATEVRLKPWRTPGLLCGIHGASSVLQCDERVTQPESVPLPVAGVPVPQLHSQSLCLYLWQASLSLSYTASVCAFTCGRRPCPSVTQPESVPAPRVRRPCPSVTQPESVPLPVAGVPVPQLHSQSLCLYLWQASLSLSYTARVCAFTCGRRPCPSVTQPASVPAPRVRRPCPSVTQPESVPLPVAGVPVPQLHSQSLCLYLWQASLSLSYTASVCACTPCQASLSLSYTARVCAFTCGRRPCPSVTQPESVPLPVAGVPVPQLHSQSLCLYLWQASLSLSYTASICACTPCQASLSLSYTASVCAFTCGRRPCPSVTQPASVPAPRGRRPCPSVTQPESVPLPVAGVPVPQLHSQRLCLHPVSGVPVPQLHSQRLCLHPVAGVHVPQLHSQSLCLYLWQASLSLSYTASVCACTPWQASLSLSYTASVCAFTCGRRPCPSVTQPASVPLPVAGVPVPQLHSQRLCLYLWQASLSLSYTARVCAFTCGRRPCPSVTQPESVPLPVAGVPVPQLHSQSLCLHPVAGVPVPQLHSQSLCLYLWQASLSLSYTARVCAFTCGRRPCPSVTQPESVPLPVAGVPVPQLHSQSLCLYLWQASLSLSYTARVCAFTCGRRPCPSVTQPESVPLPVAGVPVPQLHSQSLCLHPVAGVPVPQLHSQSLCLYLWQASLSLSYTARVCACTPWQASLSLSYTARVCAFTCGRRPCPSVTQPASVPLPVAGVPVPQLHSQSLCLYLWQASLSLSYTARVCAFTCGRRPCPSVTQPESVPLPVAGVPVPQLHSQSLCLHPVAGVPVPQLHSQSLCLYLWQASLSLSYTASVCAFTCGRRPCPSVTQPESVPLPVAGVPVPQLHSQSLCLYLWQASLSLSYTARVCAFTCGRRPCPSVTQPASVPAPRVRRPCPSVTQPASVPLPVAGVPVPQLHSQRLCLYLWQASLSLSYTASVCAFTCGRRPCPSVTQPESVPLPVAGVPVPQLHSQSLCLYLWQASLSLSYTARVCACTPWQASLSLSYTASVCACTLWQASLSLSYTASICACTPCQASLSLSYTARVCAFTCGRRPCPSVTQPESVPLPVAGVPVPQLHSQSLCLYLWQASLSLSYTASVCAFSCGRRPCPSVTQPESVPLPVAGVPVPQLHSQSLCLYLWQASLSLSYTGRVCAFTCGRRPCPSVTQPASVPLPVAGVPVPQLHSQSLCLHPVSGVPVPQLHSQSLCLYLWQASLSLSYTARVCAFTCGRRPCPSVTQPASVPLPVAGVPVPQLHSQRLCLYLWQASLSLSYTASVCAFTCGRRPCPTPSAPSLSSSLTVWPQPTGRASTPGLLHVNTGVLAVQQTPSVPGPRLVEEHGTGQGAETSD from the exons ATGGTGTTCCAGATGGCACCAGAGGCCCCTGTGCGCTGCAGGGACCCCCTCAGAGCAGAGGGCAAAGAAGCTGCGTCTtctcaccccactgcactcccaggCAGCCATGTGGCCCCCATCCTGCTGCTCACCTTCCTCCTAGAGGCCCCTGTGACCAAAGAGAAA GCAGCCCCGGAGACCCTCGAGTTTCCCGTCCTCCCTGTCACCATGCAGCCCTGCT GTGGGGATGTTTTGGGGACAGTTTTCTTGAGGGTTAATGACCAGAAGTGGAGCGTCTGGGCCACAGAGGTGCGGCTTAAACCCTGGAGAACACCTGGGCTGTTGTGTGGGATCCACGGAGCCAGTTCCGTTCTTCAGTGTGATGAACGCG ttacacagccagagtctgtgcctttacctgtggcaggcgtccctgtccctcagttacacagccagagtctgtgcctttacctgtggcaggcgtccctgtccctcagttacacagccagcgtctgtgcctttacctgtggcaggcgtccctgtccctcagttacacagccagagtctgtgcctgCACCCCGTgtcaggcgtccctgtccctcagttacacagccagagtctgtgcctttacctgtggcaggcgtccctgtccctcagttacacagccagagtctgtgcctttacctgtggcaggcgtccctgtccctcagttacacagccagagtctgtgcctttacctgtggcaggcgtccctgtccctcagttacacagccagcgtCTGTGCCTGCACCCCGTgtcaggcgtccctgtccctcagttacacagccagagtctgtgcctttacctgtggcaggcgtccctgtccctcagttacacagccagagtctgtgcctttacctgtggcaggcgtccctgtccctcagttacacagccagcgtCTGTGCCTGCACCCCGTgtcaggcgtccctgtccctcagttacacagccagagtctgtgcctttacctgtggcaggcgtccctgtccctcagttacacagccagagtctgtgcctttacctgtggcaggcgtccctgtccctcagttacacagccagagtctgtgcctttacctgtggcaggcgtccctgtccctcagttacacagccagcaTCTGTGCCTGCACCCCGTgtcaggcgtccctgtccctcagttacacagccagcgtctgtgcctttacctgtggcaggcgtccctgtccctcagttacacagccagcgtCTGTGCCTGCACCCcgtggcaggcgtccctgtccctcagttacacagccagagtctgtgcctttacctgtggcaggcgtccctgtccctcagttacacagccagcgtCTGTGCCTGCACCCCGTgtcaggcgtccctgtccctcagttacacagccagcgtCTGTGCCTGCACCCCGTGGCAGGCGTCcatgtccctcagttacacagccagagtctgtgcctttacctgtggcaggcgtccctgtccctcagttacacagccagcgtCTGTGCCTGCACCCcgtggcaggcgtccctgtccctcagttacacagccagcgtctgtgcctttacctgtggcaggcgtccctgtccctcagttacacagccagcgtctgtgcctttacctgtggcaggcgtccctgtccctcagttacacagccagcgtctgtgcctttacctgtggcaggcgtccctgtccctcagttacacagccagagtctgtgcctttacctgtggcaggcgtccctgtccctcagttacacagccagagtctgtgcctttacctgtggcaggcgtccctgtccctcagttacacagccagagtctgtgcctgCACCCcgtggcaggcgtccctgtccctcagttacacagccagagtctgtgcctttacctgtggcaggcgtccctgtccctcagttacacagccagagtctgtgcctttacctgtggcaggcgtccctgtccctcagttacacagccagagtctgtgcctttacctgtggcaggcgtccctgtccctcagttacacagccagagtctgtgcctttacctgtggcaggcgtccctgtccctcagttacacagccagagtctgtgcctttacctgtggcaggcgtccctgtccctcagttacacagccagagtctgtgcctttacctgtggcaggcgtccctgtccctcagttacacagccagagtctgtgcctgCACCCcgtggcaggcgtccctgtccctcagttacacagccagagtctgtgcctttacctgtggcaggcgtccctgtccctcagttacacagccagagtctgtgcctgCACCCcgtggcaggcgtccctgtccctcagttacacagccagagtctgtgcctttacctgtggcaggcgtccctgtccctcagttacacagccagcgtctgtgcctttacctgtggcaggcgtccctgtccctcagttacacagccagagtctgtgcctttacctgtggcaggcgtccctgtccctcagttacacagccagagtctgtgcctttacctgtggcaggcgtccctgtccctcagttacacagccagagtctgtgcctttacctgtggcaggcgtccctgtccctcagttacacagccagagtctgtgcctgCACCCcgtggcaggcgtccctgtccctcagttacacagccagagtctgtgcctttacctgtggcaggcgtccctgtccctcagttacacagccagcgtctgtgcctttacctgtggcaggcgtccctgtccctcagttacacagccagagtctgtgcctttacctgtggcaggcgtccctgtccctcagttacacagccagagtctgtgcctttacctgtggcaggcgtccctgtccctcagttacacagccagagtctgtgcctttacctgtggcaggcgtccctgtccctcagttacacagccagcgtCTGTGCCTGCACCCCGTgtcaggcgtccctgtccctcagttacacagccagcgtctgtgcctttacctgtggcaggcgtccctgtccctcagttacacagccagcgtctgtgcctttacctgtggcaggcgtccctgtccctcagttacacagccagcgtctgtgcctttacctgtggcaggcgtccctgtccctcagttacacagccagagtctgtgcctttacctgtggcaggcgtccctgtccctcagttacacagccagagtctgtgcctttacctgtggcaggcgtccctgtccctcagttacacagccagagtctgtgcctgCACCCcgtggcaggcgtccctgtccctcagttacacagccagcgtCTGTGCCTGCAccctgtggcaggcgtccctgtccctcagttacacagccagcaTCTGTGCCTGCACCCCGTgtcaggcgtccctgtccctcagttacacagccagagtctgtgcctttacctgtggcaggcgtccctgtccctcagttacacagccagagtctgtgcctttacctgtggcaggcgtccctgtccctcagttacacagccagagtctgtgcctttacctgtggcaggcgtccctgtccctcagttacacagccagcgtCTGTGCCTTTAgctgtggcaggcgtccctgtccctcagttacacagccagagtctgtgcctttacctgtggcaggcgtccctgtccctcagttacacagccagagtctgtgcctttacctgtggcaggcgtccctgtccctcagttacacaggcagagtctgtgcctttacctgtggcaggcgtccctgtccctcagttacacagccagcgtctgtgcctttacctgtggcaggcgtccctgtccctcagttacacagccagagtctgtgcctgCACCCCGTgtcaggcgtccctgtccctcagttacacagccagagtctgtgcctttacctgtggcaggcgtccctgtccctcagttacacagccagagtctgtgcctttacctgtggcaggcgtccatgtccctcagttacacagccagcgtctgtgcctttacctgtggcaggcgtccctgtccctcagttacacagccagcgtctgtgcctttacctgtggcaggcgtccctgtccctcagttacacagccagcgtctgtgcctttacctgtggcaggcgtccaTGTCCCACACCATCTGCACCTTCTCTTAGCTCTTCATTGACTGTGTGGCCTCAGCCCACCGGGAGGGCGAGTACTCCAGGCCTTTTGCATGTAAATACTGGGGTGCTGGCTGTGCAGCAGACACCGAGTGTCCCGGGGCCTCGTCTGGTGGAGGAACATGGAACAGGTCAAG GTGCTGAAACATCTGATTAA